The Ferrovibrio sp. MS7 sequence AGTATCGCCACAATATGCGGAACCATCCGGAGAAGATGTTTGGCCGTCTGCTGCTTTCGTTTTCGTCATAGCACCTAGCAGACGGTCAAACGCATCCTCGTCACCTATAGAGCGATGTTCTTGTGCGAACTTCCCCAGCTTATTCTCGCGGCGAGCTTCTTCCAGATTCAGATAGCCGTCTATCGGCATGTGATCCTCACTGTTCGGCCAACTTTGCGTCCATTACCGTCAAACGATGAATGGCGCCCCCTTTAAATGTTGGCTTGGCCGTAATCTCCAGCATCTTGTGTCGAATATTCTGCGTGTAGATATTCGGATATACCTTAGCCTGTGGATCGGCAAGATCACCCGTAATATGAGATTTATCGTCTCCATTTATGAACATCTGCACGGTCATATTATGGGCTACAAAGCCGTCTATCACCACCCGATACTGAGTAAGATCACCAATCTCCACTTTGTCCGGCGAACGGATAGATTGGGCAGTAGGAATGTCAATTACAACGCCGCCAGTACGCAGCTCACCGAGCTGCATTTGAGAGCAAGTATTACCTATTGCCGTGGTGGCCTCGATGACAAATTTCTGATTTTCTTTCGTTAAGTGTTTAACAAGATCAATGAGCCGAGACTCGGACTCGGCATTGCGTGCCAAAAGCAATTGCTGGGATGCCGCAGCATCTTCCCTAATCTTTTGGGTCAGTTCCATCAGTGCTGCAAAGTGCGCGTCCACTTCATTGCTCCTTGCGCTTGATGATAGCATGACGATAGAAAAGAGCCGCTGAATAGCCTCTGATCCCAACGCAGCCAACCATTCCGACATCAAGTTTATTGTACTTGGGTCTGTGAAAAGAGCTTCGACGGGGATGGGGTACGAGCCAGGTTTTTCTACCGGCGCGGCATAAAATTTTATCCGAGGAATAGCCTTTTTCTTCGGGACCTCTCCCCACAAAAGCGTTGAAGCGGCAGAGTTCAGAATCTTGCTCACACCCGATATGGAGACGCCCAACGTCCGCAAATCCATGCGGTTGTGGTGAGCATCCAACCCGTCGAATTTGATAGTGAATGGCGTGAAAACCGGTTGTGTCGCAGCCATACATTTCCCCCGATGCCTTTGGCACCACCTTAGCGGGCCAAGCGAGGGGATTATACTCCCAATCTCTTACATTCTTAAAAGGGATAGTCATGCTGTGTTTCACGTGAAACACTACAGGAACACTTCCCGGTTTCGGGCCGTTTTCGGCTGTTTCACACCGGAATGACTTGGCGCGGCGTCTTGAGTGCCCAGCGGTTGGCGTCCGGTTCCACCAGCAGCATGTCGCCCTGGGCGATCAGGCCGAGGCCGGGCAGTTGCAGGCTCGGATGCAGTTCGAACAGGCTCGGCGCTGTCAGGGTTTCCGGCTGCGCTGCCTGGTTGCTGAGGTTGCTGGCGCGGTCGAAGGGCTGCTGGAACAGGGCGGAAAGCGGCGGGTCCTCGTAGGCATAGCCGAGCGCATGGCCGAGGCGGAAGGCGAAGCCTTGGGAATAGCCGCGTGCCGCCAGTTCGGCGCGGGCCTCGGCTTCCAGGGCGGCGATACGCTGGGCGGCGTCCGGGCCCGGACCCGTATTAGGGCGCAGGCCCAGGAACAGCAGGTCGCCAGCCGCGCGCAGGGCCTCGTGGGCGGCCAGCAGGGCGGCGGGCGCGGGGCCGATGCTGTAGCTGCGGATGGCATGGCCGAAGGCGCCATCCAGGGTCAGCATCAGGCCGACCGTGACACTGCTGGCGGCAGCGCCAAGCTGTGCCGGATCGGGTGCCATGATGTCGGCATCGGTGCCGGCCGGACCATAGGAAATCCACGAGCGGCAATCATTGCAGCCCTGGTCATAGGCCTCGCGGCGCAGTGATTCCTGCAGGCGTGGCGCGTTCGGCTGTTTCACGAGAAACCGGGGCACGGCGGCAAACAGATGGTCGCAAAGCGCGGCGGCGGCTTCGTGGCGTTTGAGGTCGCGCGGTGCCTTGGCCTGGCGCAGGCGGTGCGCTTCGGCATCCAGCGCCAGCCATGCGGTTTGCGACAACGCGGCCTGCAAGCCGGTGAACAGCCAGGCCGGCATCTCGCCGCCGCCGATCAGGCCGACGCGGTGCGGCTGGTCGATCCGCGCCGCGATCCAGCCGGCGAGTTCCGGCGTCGCCACATAGGAGACGCCGAGATCGGGGCGATGCTTGGCGAGATGGGCGGCGAGGAAATAGTTCGGCGTTGCCAGCGCGGCGAAATGATTGGCGCCGGGCAGCAGCAGGCCGAGCAGCCAGCCATCCAGCGCATCGGCATCGAGCAGGAAACGGCCATGGGCGCGGGCTGCGGAGCCGAGGCCGGCACCACTGCCGGGCATGAAGACCAGTGCCGCGCCGCACGCCGCTGGCGGCAGCAGGCCGGCATAGGCGGCGATGGCCTCGGACGGGGCTGTGGCCTTGGAAAGAAGTGCGGCCATGATGGCTCCGGCAGGATGAAGGGCGTAAGCCCAGCATCGGCCAGAGACCAGGGGATGTGCAAATCGTTCCTTGCTATGGCCCGCGATAAGCCGGGCTTATCGCAGCTTATGCCGGCTGTGCCAGCAGCGGCCGCATCCGGTCCTCGGCGATGAAATACTTGCGCGCATAGGCAACGATCTGGCCGTCGGTGGGATGGTCCACGGTCTCGACACCAGCGATGCGTGCTTCAAGCTGCGGCTTGGCGCGATGGGCGTAGCGGATGAATTCCAGCTTGGCATTGCCGGGACCGAGTACCAGGATTTCGCCGCTGCCATCGAGCGACGCGGCAATGGCGTCGAAGAAGCCGGTGTCGATGGCCTGCTTGCCGGCGCCGGGTTGGCCGGCCTTGTGATGCAGGTGATGCTTGTGGCCGTGCACGGTGAGCTTTTCCGCTTCCTCGCGATTGAACTGGAAGACGCGGGCCTCGGCATGGTCGAGCCAGACAACGGCGTGGTAATGCGACATGGGCTGCTTCCTTTGCTGCAATGGAAGCAGGCTAGCGCGGCGCTCTCCGCCGCGCCTTGACGCAGGTCAATCGCCGTAGCTTTCGGGCAGGTGATCCGGGCCGGCATAATCGCTGAAGCGGGTCAGGTTCGGCTCGAAATGCAGCACCACGCGGCCGATCGGGCCGTGGCGCTGCTTGCCGACGATGACTTCGGCGAGGTTGGCGATGCGCGCCATCTTGTCCTGCCACACGGCATGCTCGGGCGTGCCTTCCGTGGGCTGCTTGCGCATCTCGTAATATTCCTCGCGGTAGACGAACATCACCACGTCGGCGTCCTGCTCGATGGCGCCCGATTCACGCAAGTCGGAAAGCTGCGGCCGCTTGTCGTCGCGGCTCTCAACGGCGCGGCTGAGCTGGGACAGCGCCACCACCGGCACGTTCAGGTCCTTGGCCAGCGCCTTCAGCGCCTGGGTCACTTCCGAGATTTCCTGCACGCGGTTGTCGTTGCGGCGCGAATTCGAGCCGCGCACGAGCTGCAGGTAGTCGACGACGATCAGCCCGATATTGGCGGTACGTTTCAGGCGCCGCGCGCGGCTGCGCAGCAGCGAGATCGAGATGGCGCCGGTATCGTCGATATAGAACGGCACCTGGCTCAACAGCTTGGCCGTCGGCACGATCTGGCGGCTGAATTCCTCTTCCGAGATTTCGCCGCGGCGCAGCTTCTCGGACGTGACGCCGCTCTGCTCGGAGAGAATACGCGTGGCGAGCTGTTCCGCCGACATTTCTAGGCTGAAGAAGGCGACCGGGGCGCCGCGCTCGCCGCCGCTCTCGAAATAAAGCTTGGCGGCGTTGAACGCCATGTTGGTGGCCAACGCGGTCTTGCCCATGGAGGGGCGGCCGGCGAGGATCAGCAGGTCGCTCTTGTGCAGGCCGCCGAGCTTGCCATCGAGATCCTTCAGCAAGGTCTCGACGCCGCTCATGCCGCCCTTCTTCCAGGCGGCGTCGATCATCTCGATCGACTGGCGCATGGAATCCTTGAAGGCGATGAAGCCGCCTTCGGCGTTGCCTTCATCGGCGAGCTTGAACAACTGCTGCTCGGCATCCTCGATCTGGCCGCGCGCTGCTTCGTCCACCTTGGGATCATAGGCGCGGTTCACCATGTCCTCGCCGACGCGGATCAGTTCGCGCCGCATGGCGAGATCGTGGATCACGCGGGCGTAATCCTCGGCATTGATCACCGTGGTGGCAGCGGCGGCGAGGCGGGCGAGGTAGGAGGTGCCGCCGACCTGCGCCAGCAATTCATCGCGCTCGAAATACGCCTTCAGCGTCACCGGGTTGGCGATCTCGCCGCGCTCCACCAGGGTCAGCGCCGCTTCATAGATGCGGCGATGCGCTTCGTTGTGGAAATGCTCCGGCCTTAAGAATCCCGAGACGCGGTGCGCCGCGTCGTTATTCACCAGGATGGCGCCAAGCAGTTCCTGCTCCGCATCCAGGTTGTGCGGCGGCACGCGGTAGATCGGCTCGTCGCTATTGGCGGCGGGGGAGGCGGGGAGCGAAACGGGTGCGTTCATGACGGCGGAATGACTAACCAATGACAGGAGAGGCCGGGCGGGGCATTAAGACGGATTGAAGAAGCGGGCGCCATGCTGGCGTGTTTTCATTCACACCAAATATTCCGGTGGATAAACCGCCCTCGAATATCAATGCTTTGCGGATGCTTATCCACAGCTACAACAACAGCGTGCGCTTGCTTGCCTAAGATCCTCGGCTCGGAGGCCGAGGATGACGATGCTGTAATTTTCATCGCCATGCCCGGACTTGCCCCGGGCATCTCGAGGAGATTGAGGCAAAGAAAAACCCGCCGGAAAAGTTCCGGCGGGCTGATCTTGAGCGCCGACGCGCGGTTGTCGAAGCTTAGGCTTCGGCTTCCTCGGTCTCTTCGGCTTCCTCGGCTTCCGGCTGCTCGAAGAAAGCCTCGCCGGTGCCGGCCTGGGCTTCGGCTTCGGACGCCGAGCGGGCGACGTTCACCTTGACCGAGACGCTGACTTCCGGATGCAGGGTGACCTGCACTTCCGAGATGCCGATGGCCTTGATCGGGGTGGTGAGCACCACCTGACCGCGGCTGATGGTGAAGCCGGCCTCGGTGGCGGCTTCGGCGATGTCGCGGGCGCTGACCGAGCCGTAGAGCTGGCCGCTGTCGCCAGCCTGGCGCAGGATGGTGACCGACAGGCCGGTCATCTTCTCGGCAACCTTCTCGGCTTCGCCGCGCTGCGCGAGGTTCTGCGCCTCGAGCTGGGCGCGCTGCTTCTCGAACTGGGCCTTGTTGGCGGCAGTGGCGCGCAGCGCCTTCTTGCGCGGCAGCAGGAAGTTACGGGCAAAGCCGTCCTTCACCTTCACCACATCGCCCATCTGGCCGAGCTTCTCGACCCGCTGCAAAAGGATCACGTCCATCAGTCACTCTCCCGGCTGGTTCCTGCCCCGGCGCCACGCCGGCGGAAACCCGCCCATTCCTCGATCAATCCCAGGCCCACCACCAGTATTCCAACCAGTGCGCTGGCCACCACCAAGGCAGCGTAGAACGCCGCCAAAATCAAACCCGTCGCTGGCGCCCTGCCGGCCAGCGCATGCACCACCGCCAGCCCCTGCAAAAAATAGGGGAAGGCGAGGATCGCCGCCGCCGTGGCAGCGATGAAACGCGTCTCCTGCGGCAGCAGCAGCGCCAGCCCGACCGCGCCCGCCAGTGCTATGGCAAGGAAGCGCGGCAAGGTCAACGCGGCGTATTGCGGCGTCGGCCGGGCATTCTGCTTCACCAGCACCGCCAGCCCCTGGGCCAGGGTGCCGTTGATGGTCAGCATGGTCAGCCAGCTCATGGCCACCACCGCCGGCATCAACCGTGAGGCCGTTGCCGCCAGGTCCTTCGCCGTCTGCTGCCCGCCTTCGGGCTGCATCACCGAGAAGAACTGCGCCAGCACCGGCTGCAGCACGCCCGGCAAGCCGCCTTCGCGGCCCGCCGTGGCAAGCAGGGCAAGGGCAAACAGAAGCCCAGCCCAACCTGCCAACCGCATAATCAGGCCGCCGACCGGATACCAGTCGAGGCCATCAACCACATTGGCGCCGCTATCCGCTTCCTCTGCCGGGCGGGCAAGCAAGGCCTGCCGCACCAGCCAGAGCGCCGGCAGACCGAACAGCAGCGCGAACACCACTGCGGCCTGCAGGCCATTGAAGCCCGACACCAATGTGCCGGCAGCCACCGCCCACCCTGCTGCACCGACGCCCTTGGTGAGGCCGGCAAAGAACAGCGGCAGCGGGGCCAGATACCCGAGCATCAATCCCAGCGGACCAGCGGCGGCAGTCATCACCAGCAGGGCGCTGGCTATGCCGGCAAGCAGGCCGAAGACGAGACTGCGAGTCATCGCGACGCCATACCAACCGGGCGGAACCAGAAAAGGTGCCGCCCGGCCTTACTCACATCACTTGATGACGAAGGGCAGCAGAGCCAGGTTGCGCGCGCGCTTGATGGCGGTCGCCAGCTCGCGCTGCTTCTTGGCCGAAACTGCGGTGATGCGCGACGGCACGATCTTGCCGCGCTCGGAGATGAAGCGCGACAGCAGCTTCACATCCTTGTAGTCGATCTTCGGGGCATTGGCGCCGGAGAACGGGCAGGTCTTGCGACGGCGGAAGAACGGACGGCGCGCGCCGCCAGCACCACCAGCCGCGCCACCGGCACCGCCGGCGCCGCCACGACGCTCACCACCCTGCGAGGAACCACGCTGCTGGAAAGCCATTATTCAGTCTCCCCGGTGGAGTCTTCACGGTCGCGCGGACGACGGTCGCCACGATCACCACGGTCGCCGCGGTCACCACGATCGAAACGGTCGCCACGATCGAAGCGGTCGCCTTCGCGGCGCGGACGATCTTCGCGGTTCTTGTTCTGCAGCATCACGGAGGGGCCTTCCTCCAAAGCTTCCACGCGCACGGTCATGTAGCGCAGGATGTCTTCGTTGATGCGCATGTTGCGCTCCAACTCGGCCACAGCGCCGCCCTCGGCGGTGATGTTCAGAAGGACGTAGTGGCCCTTCTTGTTCTTCTTGATGCGGTAGGTCAGGTTGCGCAGGCCCCAATTCTCAGTCTTGGTGACTTCGCCGCCCTGGCCCTTGATGATATCGGTGAATTGCGCCGCCATTGCCTCGACCTGAGCGGTCGAGATATCCTGGCGCGCGATGAAAACGTTCTCGTAGAACGCCATCGTGCAGCTCTCCTTCTGGCTGTTAGCGGTCCGGTGCCGGGCGCCCCATGCGCTGGCGGGTCGGACCTAGCCGGAATTCCATGCGGAACCCCAGCAAGGAGCTATGTAGGCGGCGGACTATACACATCGGCGGACGGCCCGCAAGCGCTTTTTACCCTCTTTTGTACCCGGATTAACGATCTGCGCTTGCCTCGGGGGCGGGCCACCCTATAGTGCGCCCCCATGAATTCCCTCGGTTTCGCCAAGCCCGAAGGCCAGACCCGCGTGGTTGTGGCCATGTCCGGTGGTGTCGACAGTTCGGTGGTGGCCGGGCTGCTGAAGCGCCAGGGCTATGACGTGGTCGGCATCACGCTGCAGCTTTACGACCATGGCGAGGCGATCCGCCGCAAGGGCGCCTGCTGCGCGGGCCAGGATATCCACGATGCCCGCACGGTCGCCGCCCGGCTCGACATGCCGCATTACGTGCTGGATTACGAAAGCCGCTTCCGCCAGAGCGTGATCGACGATTTCGCCGATTCCTATATGCGCGGCGAAACCCCGATCCCCTGCATCCGTTGCAACCAGACGGTCAAGTTCCGCGACCTGCTGGCCGCCGCCCGCGACCTCGATGCCGATTGCCTGGCCACCGGGCATTATGTCCGCCGCGTGCTGGGGGCGGATGGCGCGGAAATGCACCGGGGCCGTGATCCGCGCCGCGACCAGAGCTATTTCCTCTACACGACGACGCGCGAACAGCTCGATTACCTGCGCTTTCCGCTCGGCGACATGGAAAAGCCCGCCGTGCGCGCCATTGCCGCCGATCTCGGCCTCTTGGTGGCCGAGAAGCCGGACAGCCAGGATATCTGCTTCGTGCCGGAAGGCGACTATGCCAGCGTGGTGACGCGGCTGCGCCCGGCCGCCGCCGAGCCCGGCGATATCGTGCATGTCGATGGCAGCATTCTCGGTCGCCACCAGGGCGTGATCCATTTCACCGTCGGCCAGCGCAAGGGGATCGGCATCGCGCATCACGAGCCGCTTTATGTGGTGCGGATCGAGGCCGGCCAGCGCCGCGTCATCGTCGGCCCGAAGCCGGCCCTGGCGCAAAGCCGCGTGCGGCTTACCGGCCTCAACTGGCTGGCCGCCGAGCCGCTCAGCGAACAGGGCCGCGCCGTGCAGGTGAAACTGCGCTCGGCGCAGCCGGCAGTGGCGGCAATGGTCCATCCCGGCCAGGCGCCCGGCGAGGCGCTGTTGCTGCTCGATCAGCCGGAATACGGCGTGGCACCGGGCCAGGCCGGCGTGATGTATGACGGCGACCGCCTGCTCGGCGGCGGCTGGATCGCGCGCGAGGCGGCGGCGCAGGCGGCATAAAGCTGACTGCTTGAGCATTCTGGATTTTCAGGGGAAATCGGCGCCTGAGGCTGGTAGCGGGGGGCGGGATTGAACCGCCGACCCAAGGCTTATGAGTCCTTTGCTCTACCACTGAGCTACCCCGCCATAGGCAGCCTCAGGCGCGGCGGCAGACATAAGAGTCCGGCGCCGCCTTGTCAAGCGACCTTGGCCGCTGCCAGGGGACAAAAAGCCAGCAATCAGCGACAAAGAATGCGAGGGCAGCGACAAAAAAAGCCGGGGTTGCCCCCGGCTTTTCGGTTCCGCGCCCGAGGCGGCGGAAATCAGTTCACGGTCTGCTTCAGCTTGCCGGTGGCGTAGCGGCGCGACATCTCTTCCAGATCGACCGGGGTGATCTTGCCGGCCATGCCGGCGCAGCCGAACGAGATGTAGCGCGCCTTGCACACTTCGGTCGCCGCCTTCTGGGCGTCGGCGAGATACTTGCGCGGGTCGAACTCGCTCTTCTTGGTGGCGAGGTGCTTACGGATCGCGGCGGTCATGGCGAGGCGGATATCGGTGTCGATATTCACCTTGCGCACGCCATACTTGATGGCTTCCTGAATCTCGCTCACCGGCACGCCGTAGGTTTCCTTCAGCTCGCCGCCATACTGGCGGATCTCGGCCAGCAATTCCTGCGGCACCGAGGAGGAGCCGTGCATCACCAGATGGGTGTTCGGGATGCGCTTGTTGATTTCCTTGATGCGGTCGATGGCGAGGATGTCGCCGGTCGGCTGGCGCGAGAATTTGTAGGCGCCATGCGAGGTGCCGATGGCGATGGCGAGCGCGTCGCACTGGGTCTCGGCGACGAAATTCGCCGCTTCGGTCGGATCGGTCAGCAGCATCTCGCGGGTCATGGTACCTTCGGCGCCATGGCCGTCTTCCTTGTCGCCGCGCATGGTCTCGAGCGAGCCAAGGCAGCCGAGTTCGCCTTCCACGGTGACGCCGATGCTATGCGCCAGGTCGGTCACCTTCTTGGTCACGGCGACGTTGTATTCGTAATCCGACGGCGTCTTGGCGTCTTCCTTGAGCGAGCCGTCCATCATCACCGAGGAGAAGCCCGAGCGGATCGCGGCGATGCAGATCGCCGGCGAGGCGCCATGGTCCTGGTGCATCACCACCGGGATATGCGGATAGGCTTCGACGGCGGCGACCACCAGATGGCGCAGGAAATGCTCGCCGGCATATTTGCGCGCACCGGCCGAGCCCTGCAGGATCACCGGGCTGTTGGTCTCGTTGGCCGCTTCCATGAT is a genomic window containing:
- a CDS encoding M24 family metallopeptidase translates to MAALLSKATAPSEAIAAYAGLLPPAACGAALVFMPGSGAGLGSAARAHGRFLLDADALDGWLLGLLLPGANHFAALATPNYFLAAHLAKHRPDLGVSYVATPELAGWIAARIDQPHRVGLIGGGEMPAWLFTGLQAALSQTAWLALDAEAHRLRQAKAPRDLKRHEAAAALCDHLFAAVPRFLVKQPNAPRLQESLRREAYDQGCNDCRSWISYGPAGTDADIMAPDPAQLGAAASSVTVGLMLTLDGAFGHAIRSYSIGPAPAALLAAHEALRAAGDLLFLGLRPNTGPGPDAAQRIAALEAEARAELAARGYSQGFAFRLGHALGYAYEDPPLSALFQQPFDRASNLSNQAAQPETLTAPSLFELHPSLQLPGLGLIAQGDMLLVEPDANRWALKTPRQVIPV
- a CDS encoding replicative DNA helicase encodes the protein MNAPVSLPASPAANSDEPIYRVPPHNLDAEQELLGAILVNNDAAHRVSGFLRPEHFHNEAHRRIYEAALTLVERGEIANPVTLKAYFERDELLAQVGGTSYLARLAAAATTVINAEDYARVIHDLAMRRELIRVGEDMVNRAYDPKVDEAARGQIEDAEQQLFKLADEGNAEGGFIAFKDSMRQSIEMIDAAWKKGGMSGVETLLKDLDGKLGGLHKSDLLILAGRPSMGKTALATNMAFNAAKLYFESGGERGAPVAFFSLEMSAEQLATRILSEQSGVTSEKLRRGEISEEEFSRQIVPTAKLLSQVPFYIDDTGAISISLLRSRARRLKRTANIGLIVVDYLQLVRGSNSRRNDNRVQEISEVTQALKALAKDLNVPVVALSQLSRAVESRDDKRPQLSDLRESGAIEQDADVVMFVYREEYYEMRKQPTEGTPEHAVWQDKMARIANLAEVIVGKQRHGPIGRVVLHFEPNLTRFSDYAGPDHLPESYGD
- the rplI gene encoding 50S ribosomal protein L9 yields the protein MDVILLQRVEKLGQMGDVVKVKDGFARNFLLPRKKALRATAANKAQFEKQRAQLEAQNLAQRGEAEKVAEKMTGLSVTILRQAGDSGQLYGSVSARDIAEAATEAGFTISRGQVVLTTPIKAIGISEVQVTLHPEVSVSVKVNVARSASEAEAQAGTGEAFFEQPEAEEAEETEEAEA
- a CDS encoding DUF2232 domain-containing protein codes for the protein MTRSLVFGLLAGIASALLVMTAAAGPLGLMLGYLAPLPLFFAGLTKGVGAAGWAVAAGTLVSGFNGLQAAVVFALLFGLPALWLVRQALLARPAEEADSGANVVDGLDWYPVGGLIMRLAGWAGLLFALALLATAGREGGLPGVLQPVLAQFFSVMQPEGGQQTAKDLAATASRLMPAVVAMSWLTMLTINGTLAQGLAVLVKQNARPTPQYAALTLPRFLAIALAGAVGLALLLPQETRFIAATAAAILAFPYFLQGLAVVHALAGRAPATGLILAAFYAALVVASALVGILVVGLGLIEEWAGFRRRGAGAGTSRESD
- the rpsR gene encoding 30S ribosomal protein S18, with protein sequence MAFQQRGSSQGGERRGGAGGAGGAAGGAGGARRPFFRRRKTCPFSGANAPKIDYKDVKLLSRFISERGKIVPSRITAVSAKKQRELATAIKRARNLALLPFVIK
- the rpsF gene encoding 30S ribosomal protein S6 gives rise to the protein MAFYENVFIARQDISTAQVEAMAAQFTDIIKGQGGEVTKTENWGLRNLTYRIKKNKKGHYVLLNITAEGGAVAELERNMRINEDILRYMTVRVEALEEGPSVMLQNKNREDRPRREGDRFDRGDRFDRGDRGDRGDRGDRRPRDREDSTGETE
- the mnmA gene encoding tRNA 2-thiouridine(34) synthase MnmA codes for the protein MNSLGFAKPEGQTRVVVAMSGGVDSSVVAGLLKRQGYDVVGITLQLYDHGEAIRRKGACCAGQDIHDARTVAARLDMPHYVLDYESRFRQSVIDDFADSYMRGETPIPCIRCNQTVKFRDLLAAARDLDADCLATGHYVRRVLGADGAEMHRGRDPRRDQSYFLYTTTREQLDYLRFPLGDMEKPAVRAIAADLGLLVAEKPDSQDICFVPEGDYASVVTRLRPAAAEPGDIVHVDGSILGRHQGVIHFTVGQRKGIGIAHHEPLYVVRIEAGQRRVIVGPKPALAQSRVRLTGLNWLAAEPLSEQGRAVQVKLRSAQPAVAAMVHPGQAPGEALLLLDQPEYGVAPGQAGVMYDGDRLLGGGWIAREAAAQAA
- the fba gene encoding class II fructose-bisphosphate aldolase (catalyzes the reversible aldol condensation of dihydroxyacetonephosphate and glyceraldehyde 3-phosphate in the Calvin cycle, glycolysis, and/or gluconeogenesis) — protein: MALVSMRQLLDHAAEHGYGLPAFNVNNMEQVRAIMEAANETNSPVILQGSAGARKYAGEHFLRHLVVAAVEAYPHIPVVMHQDHGASPAICIAAIRSGFSSVMMDGSLKEDAKTPSDYEYNVAVTKKVTDLAHSIGVTVEGELGCLGSLETMRGDKEDGHGAEGTMTREMLLTDPTEAANFVAETQCDALAIAIGTSHGAYKFSRQPTGDILAIDRIKEINKRIPNTHLVMHGSSSVPQELLAEIRQYGGELKETYGVPVSEIQEAIKYGVRKVNIDTDIRLAMTAAIRKHLATKKSEFDPRKYLADAQKAATEVCKARYISFGCAGMAGKITPVDLEEMSRRYATGKLKQTVN